The following proteins are encoded in a genomic region of Bacillus sp. FJAT-22090:
- a CDS encoding amino acid permease — protein MSNNELKRGLEARHIQMIALGGTIGVGLFMGSASTIKWTGPSVLLAYAICGIFIYFIMRAMGEMLYVEPSTGSFATFGHKYIHPLAGYITAWSNWFQWVIVGMAEIIAVGTYMQYWFPDLPAWIPGLIAMAILGAANLISVKSFGEIEFWFAMIKIVTIVLMIIAGLGLIFFGFGNGGDAIGLSNLWENGGFFAGGWTGFFFALSLVIAAYQGVELIGITAGEAKNPQKTLTKAINSIIWRILIFYIGAIFVIVTVYPWDQLDSLGSPFVATFAKVGITAAAGIINFVVITAAMSGCNSGIYSAGRMLYTLGINGQAPKFFAKISHNGVPLFGTVGVLVGLAVGVILSYIAPANLFVYVYSASVLPGMVPWFVILISQIRFRKAKEGELKNHPFKMPFAPVTNYLTIAFLIMVLVGMWFNDETRISLIVGIIFLAIVVASFYIFKIGKRMPIDK, from the coding sequence ATGTCCAATAATGAATTGAAGAGAGGACTTGAGGCACGTCATATTCAAATGATTGCTTTAGGGGGTACAATTGGCGTTGGTCTATTTATGGGTTCTGCTAGTACGATTAAATGGACAGGCCCATCTGTATTACTTGCATATGCTATATGTGGGATTTTTATATATTTTATTATGCGTGCAATGGGAGAAATGCTTTATGTAGAGCCAAGTACAGGTTCATTTGCGACATTTGGCCATAAGTATATTCATCCGTTAGCAGGCTATATCACAGCGTGGAGTAACTGGTTTCAATGGGTAATTGTTGGGATGGCAGAAATTATTGCAGTTGGGACATATATGCAATATTGGTTTCCGGATCTACCTGCTTGGATTCCTGGGCTCATTGCAATGGCGATTCTTGGTGCTGCAAACTTGATTTCTGTTAAATCTTTTGGTGAAATTGAATTCTGGTTTGCGATGATTAAAATCGTGACAATCGTATTGATGATTATTGCAGGGTTAGGTCTTATTTTCTTTGGATTTGGTAATGGAGGAGACGCAATCGGGTTATCAAACCTTTGGGAAAATGGTGGTTTCTTTGCAGGCGGTTGGACAGGATTCTTCTTTGCACTGTCGCTTGTTATTGCAGCGTATCAAGGAGTGGAACTAATCGGGATAACAGCCGGAGAAGCGAAAAATCCACAAAAAACATTAACAAAAGCGATTAATAGTATTATTTGGCGTATATTAATTTTCTATATTGGTGCGATTTTTGTTATCGTTACGGTTTATCCTTGGGATCAACTGGATTCACTTGGAAGTCCGTTTGTTGCTACTTTTGCGAAGGTAGGAATTACAGCGGCAGCTGGAATTATTAACTTTGTCGTCATCACGGCTGCAATGTCAGGTTGTAATAGTGGTATTTACAGCGCAGGACGTATGCTTTATACATTAGGAATCAATGGACAAGCACCAAAATTCTTTGCGAAAATATCTCATAATGGTGTGCCTTTATTCGGTACGGTCGGTGTTTTAGTAGGTTTAGCGGTTGGGGTTATTTTAAGCTATATTGCACCAGCCAATTTGTTCGTATATGTATACAGCGCAAGTGTGTTACCAGGTATGGTACCATGGTTTGTTATTCTTATTAGTCAAATTAGATTTAGAAAAGCTAAGGAGGGAGAACTTAAAAATCACCCTTTTAAAATGCCTTTTGCACCTGTCACAAACTACTTAACCATTGCATTTTTAATTATGGTATTAGTAGGTATGTGGTTTAACGATGAAACACGTATTTCTCTTATTGTAGGGATCATTTTCTTAGCGATAGTTGTAGCAAGCTTCTACATCTTTAAAATTGGTAAACGTATGCCTATAGACAAATAA